ATCTGGCCCGCCGGGTCGGGGTGACTCGCGTCGACCACGTGCACGAGCACATCCGAATCGGCCACCTCTTCGAGCGTCGAGCGGAACGCCTCGACGAGCTGGTGCGGCAGGTTGCGCACGAAGCCGACGGTGTCGGCGAGCGTGTACGGCCGGCCCTCGGGCGTCTCGGTGCGGCGCACCGTCGCGTCGAGCGTCGCAAACAGCTGGTTCTCGACGAGCACGCCAGCGCGCGTGATGCGGTTGAGCAGCGACGACTTGCCCGCGTTCGTGTAGCCGGCGATCGCCACTGAGGGCACGAGGTTGCGACCGCGCTCGGCGCGCTTCGTGTCGCGCGAGGTCTTCATGCCGGCGATCTGGCGGCGCAGTCGCGCCATGCGGGTGTGGATGCGGCGGCGGTCGAGCTCGATCTTCGTCTCACCGGGGCCGCGCGAGCCCATACCTGCGCCGGCCGAACCGACCTGGCCACCGGCCTGTCGCGACATCGACTGACCCCAACCGCGCAGGCGCGGCAGGAGGTACTCGAGTTGCGCGAGTTCGACCTGCGCCTTACCCTCGCGGCTCTTGGCGTGCTGGCTGAAGATGTCGAGGATGACGGCGGTGCGGTCGATGACCTTCACCTTCACCTGGTCCTCGAGTGCGCGGCGCTGCGAGGGGGCGAGCTCGGTATCGGCGACGACGGTGTCGGCGCCAACCGAGCGGACGATGTCGGCGAGCTCCTCGACCTTGCCGCGCCCGAGATAGGTCGAGGCGTCGGGATGCGGGCGTCGCTGCAGGATGCCGTCGAGCACGGCCGCGCCGGCCGTCTCGCAGAGCGCGGCGAGCTCGTGCATCGAGTTCTCGGCGTCTTCGATCGTGCCGGCGGCGTAGACGCCGATGAGCACGACCTTCTCGAGGCGCACTTGGCGGTACTCGACCTCGGTGACGTCCTCGAGCTCGGTCGAGAGGCCGTCGACGTGCTGGAGCGATCGGCGCTCCTCGCGGTCGAGCTGGAGGCCGTCGGCATCACTGTGCGAGATGGTGTCGTCGTTCTGGAGCGCGCTGGCGCGCCGCTCGTCGTGGAACATCGTCGTGCGGCTGCGGTTTGGTTCGGCGCTGCGCAGAACTCGGTCGAGCAGCGATTCGGTCGCATCGTCGCGAGCGTCGTCAGAATTTGGGGCGCCGTTGGCGCTGGTTTCGTCTAGGGGCATGCTGCGACCAGGATACGCGCTGCGCTACGTTCGAAACATGTCTGAGCACTACTTTGCCGCGCAGCCCACAGCGAACGCGAACCAGCGCGAGATCGACGTAGTGCTGCAGGGGCGCGAGGTTCGCCTCGCCACCGCGAGCGCCGTGTTCTCGGCCGACCGACTCGACAAGGCCACGCGCATCCTGCTCGACCACGTGCCCGCGCCGCCCGAGACCGGCACGGCCCTCGACATCGGCTGCGGCTGGGGCCCCATCAGCCTGAGCCTCGGCCTCGCCTCTCCGCAGCTCGACGTGTGGGCGCTCGACGTGAACGAACGCGCCCTCGAGCTCACCGCCACGAACGCGAAGCGGCTCGGCCTCGACCGCGTGCGGGCGGTCAAAGCCGAGCAGCTGCCGGCGGAGCTTGAGTTCGACGTGATCTGGTCAAACCCGCCCATCCGTATCGGCAAGGAAGCGCTCGATGAACTGCTGCTGACGTGGCTGCCACGGCTGCGCGTCGGCGGCGAGGCCTGGCTCGTGGTGGGCAAGAACCTCGGCGCCGACTCGCTGCAGCGACGACTCGCCGAGGCCCTCGGTGCGGGGTACGAGGTCTCGCGCCCGCGCACCGACGGCGGGTTCCGCATCCTGCTCGTCAAGCGCGTGAGCTAGAACCCGCCCATGACGCGCTCGAGGCGGGCGTAGCTCTGCTCCATGCCGTCGACCATGCCGGTCGCGAGGATCGTGTCGCGAACCTCTTCGCTCTCGTACTCGACAACGAGGGTGACGAGCGTCGCGCCGTCCTCCTCGAAGAGGTGGAGGTCGTTCACGTTCGTCGGCCCCTCGGTGCCGATCATGCGCTCAGTCGAGACGAGGCGGCTCTCGGGCTCGATGAGCAGGTTCTCGCCCTCGAAGCCGAAGCCCTCGCCCTCGGTGTCGCCGACGGGGGCCCACTCGGTGCGCTGCTTGCCGCCGACCGTGAGGTCGATTTCGCAGACGGTCATCTCCCAGCCATCCGGGCCGAGCGCCCACCGCCGTTGCAGCTCGGGCTCGGTGTAGGCGCGCCACACGAGGTGCCGCGGGCCGTTGATGAGGCGGGTGATGCGCGCGTACGTCTCGCTGAGGAGCTCGAGCGTCGTGCCCTTGCCCTCGGCAAACTCGCGGAGGTCTTGCAGCACCGCGTCGAGCTGGTTGAAAGCGAGCTTCGAGCCCTCGACGCCGCCCATGGCGACGATCTGTTCGAGTGCCTCATGCGACTCGAAGTGGGTCACGTTGGTGAAGCGCGTGCCCTTGCCGTTCGGCTCGAATGCGTAGGTCACGCGCATCTGCGGCAGCTCGGTCTGCGGGTTGCCGGTGTCGTCGGTGAACATGTCGAGCACCGTGAAGCTCTGCCCCTCGGTCACCTCGATGAACTCCCACGCTCCCGCGGAGGTCTCACCCTTCGGCCCGGTCATGTGATATTGGGCCTTGCCGCCCGGGCGCAGGTCGAACTCGGTGAATGTGGCGGGCCACGTGGGCGGCCCGAAGAAGCGGTTGAGCTGTTCGGGAGTCGTGAACGCCTGCCAAACTCGCGACACGGGGGCGGCGAATTCGGCGACGAGCGTCATGGTCAGGTTTTCGGTGTCGATGGTGGTGTCGGTGACCGGCATGAGCTTTCCTTCGGTTGGGCCGTGCGGTGGGGCAGATCAGGCGGAGGTGTTGGGGTCGGATGGCTTCGGGTCCTCGGCGAGCAGCTCGTCGAGTCTGGCGATGCGGGCGCGCCACATCGCCTCGTATTGGGCGAGCAGGGTGCGCGCTCTGGCGATCATGTCGGGGTTCGCTCGGATTCGGCGTTCGCGGCCCTCGGCACGTTTGATGACGAGCTCGGCACGCTCGAGCACGCTGAGGTGCTTGTGCACCGCGGCGAACGACATGTCGTACTCGCGGGCGAGCTCCGAGACCGATCGCTCGGCCTCGAGCGTGCGCCGGAGCATGTCCCGCCGCGTCGTCTGAGACAGGGCGTGAAAGATGCGATCCATTTGCTCATCGGTGAGCTCGATTCGTTCAACCATTTGGTTATACGTTAGGGTGCGCGGATGCCCGTGGCAAGAGCCGGATGCTGGCAGCTTGCTGAGTGGGTCGCCTTCGACCGCGGATGCTCACAGCACGACGATGCCCGGGTCACCTTCGCGGTGACCCGGGCATCGTCGTGAGTGCGGCGTGCGCCTACGCCTGGGTGCGGCGGCGCAGCACGAGCACGGCGCCGAGCACGACCGTCGCGGCGGCGAGCAGGCCGAGCGGCAGCACCTGCGCACCGGTCGTCGCGAGCGAGTCGTCGCTGCCATCAGCGGCCGCTGTGCTCGTCGACGTGGCGGAAGCCGATGCACCCGGTGCGGTGGTCTCGGGGCCGTCCGTTGCCTGCTCGGTCTCGGCCGGGGTCGACGCGGTCGGCGCGGGGGTCGGCTCGGCGCCCGCCTCGACCGTCAGCGGCACGCGGACGAGAGTGCCCGCATCCGCCA
The Gulosibacter sediminis genome window above contains:
- the hflX gene encoding GTPase HflX produces the protein MPLDETSANGAPNSDDARDDATESLLDRVLRSAEPNRSRTTMFHDERRASALQNDDTISHSDADGLQLDREERRSLQHVDGLSTELEDVTEVEYRQVRLEKVVLIGVYAAGTIEDAENSMHELAALCETAGAAVLDGILQRRPHPDASTYLGRGKVEELADIVRSVGADTVVADTELAPSQRRALEDQVKVKVIDRTAVILDIFSQHAKSREGKAQVELAQLEYLLPRLRGWGQSMSRQAGGQVGSAGAGMGSRGPGETKIELDRRRIHTRMARLRRQIAGMKTSRDTKRAERGRNLVPSVAIAGYTNAGKSSLLNRITRAGVLVENQLFATLDATVRRTETPEGRPYTLADTVGFVRNLPHQLVEAFRSTLEEVADSDVLVHVVDASHPDPAGQIRTVREVISEIDSRDVPELIAFNKADLIDADTRLMLRALEPNSVFVSARTGEGVEELQERIAEMLPMREIEVELVVPYQRGDLVSMLHDQGGVLRELHDTDGTHLRARVHPDQMGLFEEFRVAGRSAPEGKKPTVRHKPRARVEESTERVLSLPRVDYDN
- a CDS encoding class I SAM-dependent methyltransferase, which translates into the protein MSEHYFAAQPTANANQREIDVVLQGREVRLATASAVFSADRLDKATRILLDHVPAPPETGTALDIGCGWGPISLSLGLASPQLDVWALDVNERALELTATNAKRLGLDRVRAVKAEQLPAELEFDVIWSNPPIRIGKEALDELLLTWLPRLRVGGEAWLVVGKNLGADSLQRRLAEALGAGYEVSRPRTDGGFRILLVKRVS
- a CDS encoding SRPBCC family protein, with protein sequence MPVTDTTIDTENLTMTLVAEFAAPVSRVWQAFTTPEQLNRFFGPPTWPATFTEFDLRPGGKAQYHMTGPKGETSAGAWEFIEVTEGQSFTVLDMFTDDTGNPQTELPQMRVTYAFEPNGKGTRFTNVTHFESHEALEQIVAMGGVEGSKLAFNQLDAVLQDLREFAEGKGTTLELLSETYARITRLINGPRHLVWRAYTEPELQRRWALGPDGWEMTVCEIDLTVGGKQRTEWAPVGDTEGEGFGFEGENLLIEPESRLVSTERMIGTEGPTNVNDLHLFEEDGATLVTLVVEYESEEVRDTILATGMVDGMEQSYARLERVMGGF
- a CDS encoding ArsR/SmtB family transcription factor; the protein is MVERIELTDEQMDRIFHALSQTTRRDMLRRTLEAERSVSELAREYDMSFAAVHKHLSVLERAELVIKRAEGRERRIRANPDMIARARTLLAQYEAMWRARIARLDELLAEDPKPSDPNTSA